ATGATTTGGAGAAAGACGATCAATTAGCTCTGTTTTTATAATCGAACTCAGGTTATTAGCCTCTTGAAGTACCAAATATTAAAAAGCTTTGAAACTAAGTTCATCTAGTTTCAAAGCTTTTTTTATTCCAAAAAAAAAAAAAAACAGAACCTCATAAAAAAGATTCTGTTCTAATTATTTAAGAATATGATGGAACTATTCGCTCCACATTTTTTTGTATTTAAAATAAGCCATTACCGATACTATGAAAATGACCCCTAAAGCATAATACACAAAATTAGGAATTGGCATCGGATCACCTGAAGCATAACTATGCAAACCTGATAGGTAATAGTTTACTCCAAAATAAGTCATCAAAACACTAAAGTACCCAATTACAGTCATCAAATTAAGTGCATAAACCCCTTTTAAACCTGGAACATATCGCATATGAAGAATAAAGGCATAAACCAAAATCGTAACCATTGCCCAAGTCTCTTTTGGATCCCAACCCCAGTATCGACCCCAACTTTCGTTGGCCCAAACACCTCCTAAGAATGTCCCAATAGTCAATAGATAAATACCAACTATCAAAGTCATTTCGTTAATCTTAGTTATTTCATTGATTTTATCTTGAATCCTAAGTCTATTGCTCTTGTTCATAAGTAGAAGAAAAACCAAGTTTAAGAATCCCATAAACATTCCCATTGCAAGGAAACCATAACTGGCAGTAATAATAGCCACATGAATTGTCAACCAATAGGACTTCAAAACAGGAACCAAATTTGTAATCTCTGGATTCATCCAACTTAAATGAGCCACATACATAATTAATGCCGCTAAAACAGAAGTTGCAGCCAAGGCAATTGGACTGTTTTTATAGAAAACCAAACCAGCTAAGATAGTAGCCCAACCAATAAAAATCATTGACTCATAACCATTACTCCAAGGAGCATGACCAGCAATATACCACCTCATTCCTAATCCAAAAGTGTGAGTCACAAAAGAGAGCAAAACTAGAATTGCTAATACGTGAACCGTCCATTTCATTTGGAATTTTGGCATCAACACCCTTACAAAAAGAAGAACAAGCATAATAAAACCGAAAATACCATAAGAGGCAAATAATCTATCGAAAATATTAATCTTATTATACTTAATCTCAAGGTTCATTTTCTCTAAATCAGCAAGCTGTGTAGGAGAATACTTTTCTTGAAACTGTCTTATTCCTTGCAGCATTAGGTTGGCATCGGCATAATTACCTGATTCTAAACCCGCTCTAAGGCTTTGGAAATAGAAGTTAGTAACAGAGGCTACAAAATTAGAATCTTGGGCTTGATATTGATTAAAAGGGCCATTAGGTGAAGTCCATGTAGTATTAGCCTGACCAGGAACCGGGAATATCTTTAAGAAATCCATCTTCATGGCCATGTAAAACACATTCACTCGCTCGTCAACTTTTATCACATCTTTATCTAAAGTCCCTCGTTCGGCAGGCTTCTTCTGATAGGCTGCATCTACATATTTCGCTAACTTGTATCCTCCACTATTTGCATCAAAGAAATCAACAAACCTAGCTCTAGATGCATCATTCCCTATTATCTTTTTTAATTGGTCATTACTTACCTTAATAATTTCTTGTTTCGCCCAATAATCAGGGTTTATCATCATCCCTAACAGAATCTGGTCTGTATTTAGCCCATCAAATGTTACTTTTCTACTAAATTTTCTTACAACCTGGCTACTAACAGAATTAAAAGGCTGGAAACGACCACTCCGCCCCTGTACCAATAATTTAGATAGTTCATCAACTTGTTCGGTTGGAATATCCTTAACAATACATTTTTCACTATTCTGCGCATTAGCCCAATTCGGTATAACTACAAAGAGTAATAAAACAGATGAAGTAGCCATAGTCTTCTTCATCATTAATCTGAATCGACTGTTTTTTGCAAATAAAGCAAAGAACATTCCCAGAGACATTAAAAGATAGCCCAAATAGGTTACTATCATTCCAGCATAATCGTGATTAACGCTTAATACTGTTCCTCTTTCATCTTGATCATAGGAAGATTGAAAGAAACGATATCCCCTATGGTCTAAAACATTGTTCATAAAGATTTTATAATCCATTTCGATATTTTGTGAAGGATCAATTAAAACAACATCACTAGAATAACTACTTGGGCTGTTCGACGCAGGATACCTTTCTAAATGAAAATCAATAAGTTTAATACTAAAGGGAAGCTCAACTAACTCAGAACCATAACTTATAGTAACAACGTCTCCATCTATTCTGAAATCTTTAGGAGCAGCATATCCTGCCATTCCTAATGCATAACTAGAAACCAATTCCTCATCATTCTCACTAAAAACAGAAAAATGAATCGCATTTAAAGAATTTGATTTATTATTAGAAGAGGTTACACCCAATCGAGCTTGGGGATAATATTCACTAAATACCCAACTAAAATCACCTAAGGAATATAGTTTTTCGAGCACGATAGCATGACGAGCACCAGCAGGCAAAGATTCTTTTTGGCCGGATAACATATCGAAGAAAACAACACTATCATTGGCTACAAATTGCAATTCACCATCATTTAACTCTATATTAATATCTTGCGATTCTTCACTATAAAAACCAAAGGACTCTCTACCTAATTCTAAGACCTCACCTTTTGATACGGAATAATTCTGAAATTTGCCGTTTTTTCGAAGTGATATTTCAACCATGGGACTTCCCCCTTCTGATTTATCAATATACTCCATAGCATTTGGCACAAAGTCGGAGGTATGCAAAGTATATTCTTTATCATTATGATCAAAACCTACCTTTACTTCGTCTTTACTAACTGACGAAAACAAAACCTTCTTTTTTGCTAAGACTTCTCCCTGAGCATTCTTAACCATTACATAAGTATGTTCAGATAAAAAAGTATTAGACTGACTACCTTCTCTAATACTCATGGTACCCTCATAACCAACATAACGAGTTAAACCCGCACCAATAATAATTAACAAAAATGAAATATGAAAAATGAACACACTCCATTGTTTTGTTTGCCAAGGTTTAATCTTGATTGAATTAAAAATCAAGTTGATAAATATTAATCCAATAATAGCTTCAAACCAAATTGAATTATAAACCAAAGCTTTCGCAGCTATGGTTCCAAAATCGTTTTCAATAAAAGTTGCTATACCAATTGCAAAGGCAGATACCACCATTAATACTCCGGCAATCTCCATGCTAAAAACATAGTTGATTAGTTTTTTCATAAATTTTTTTTAATTCCCCATTTAAGTAACAAATATCCACAAATAAAACGAAAGGCCAAGCCATCCATTTGAATAGTTAATAAATTAACAGAAAATTTTGAAATCAAGCTTCACTACTTAATAATAACAGTATTCATTAAATGCAAGATTGATATTTCAAAACTAAATTAGACATTTGAATACCTAAATAAACAATTTGTACAAGATT
This portion of the Lentimicrobium sp. L6 genome encodes:
- the ccsA gene encoding cytochrome c biogenesis protein CcsA, which encodes MKKLINYVFSMEIAGVLMVVSAFAIGIATFIENDFGTIAAKALVYNSIWFEAIIGLIFINLIFNSIKIKPWQTKQWSVFIFHISFLLIIIGAGLTRYVGYEGTMSIREGSQSNTFLSEHTYVMVKNAQGEVLAKKKVLFSSVSKDEVKVGFDHNDKEYTLHTSDFVPNAMEYIDKSEGGSPMVEISLRKNGKFQNYSVSKGEVLELGRESFGFYSEESQDINIELNDGELQFVANDSVVFFDMLSGQKESLPAGARHAIVLEKLYSLGDFSWVFSEYYPQARLGVTSSNNKSNSLNAIHFSVFSENDEELVSSYALGMAGYAAPKDFRIDGDVVTISYGSELVELPFSIKLIDFHLERYPASNSPSSYSSDVVLIDPSQNIEMDYKIFMNNVLDHRGYRFFQSSYDQDERGTVLSVNHDYAGMIVTYLGYLLMSLGMFFALFAKNSRFRLMMKKTMATSSVLLLFVVIPNWANAQNSEKCIVKDIPTEQVDELSKLLVQGRSGRFQPFNSVSSQVVRKFSRKVTFDGLNTDQILLGMMINPDYWAKQEIIKVSNDQLKKIIGNDASRARFVDFFDANSGGYKLAKYVDAAYQKKPAERGTLDKDVIKVDERVNVFYMAMKMDFLKIFPVPGQANTTWTSPNGPFNQYQAQDSNFVASVTNFYFQSLRAGLESGNYADANLMLQGIRQFQEKYSPTQLADLEKMNLEIKYNKINIFDRLFASYGIFGFIMLVLLFVRVLMPKFQMKWTVHVLAILVLLSFVTHTFGLGMRWYIAGHAPWSNGYESMIFIGWATILAGLVFYKNSPIALAATSVLAALIMYVAHLSWMNPEITNLVPVLKSYWLTIHVAIITASYGFLAMGMFMGFLNLVFLLLMNKSNRLRIQDKINEITKINEMTLIVGIYLLTIGTFLGGVWANESWGRYWGWDPKETWAMVTILVYAFILHMRYVPGLKGVYALNLMTVIGYFSVLMTYFGVNYYLSGLHSYASGDPMPIPNFVYYALGVIFIVSVMAYFKYKKMWSE